The window CGTTTCGAACCATGTTTGGCGGCATTCTGGCACTTCTGACGACTTCGAATCCTTTGCCCTTCTCCTTAGTCTTGCCGCCAAATATCAGCCTGCGAACCCATCCAGATGCTGTTGCAACCGGCCCGGTCGGATCTGCTGGACCAGTTCCCAGCTTCCTGCCTGGACCTTCAGAATTGAGAGCAGGACCGCGAACACCGTAATAGAAGTCAACCTCACGAGTCGCGTAGTCAGGTCGGTTTGCAGGGAAGCTGATTGCTAGATTACCAGGTCCTGGAGTGCCTCCACGTAAAATTTCCGCGGACGCGTCAGGGGCTTCAGTCGTTCCCCCAGGCTGAGGAACAGGTTCAATGATGAGCGAGTCGCGCTGGTCTTCGAGTTGTCCAGAATCGCCAGTCATCTCACGGCGCCTGCGTGGGGGGCGGTAATATGGATCAGTAGATTCCATGACAATGCCAGGCGGTCCCTGACGGGCAGCAGAGGGTGATGCAAGAAATGAAAAGGTACTGGTCTCGCCCGGCGTTCCTGGCACGTACGAGCTCGCAGTATCAACGTTACGGGGTAGTGCCGAATACATACTATCAAGAGCAGAGCTGCTCCGATGTCTGTGGTGAGTAATGACTCCGCTAAGACTGGCCACGGAGCCGCTTCGGACTCTACCACTTGGCATCGCATAACCAGATTTGCCGCTGTCATCGGCATCCAACATGGCCGCGGTAGACAGTTGGCTAGCTCGAGACGGTCCGTGGCGGTGGTTAACTCTCCTGGAGAGCTGCCTCATACCAAAGATCTTGGAGAGGCCGCCGCGAGTCAATCCAGACAAATCATCTCCGCCGGCACCGAGCATTCTTGCGGCAACTTCAATGATGGTCTGCACAGCACCGAGGAAGAATCCAAGCGCAAGTACACAGGCATGAAGCAGCAAAATTACGTAGCCAATCCAACCTTTTGGGCCTTCCGTTACACCCAAGCTGGGTACAAAAGTAACCATAAGCATGATGATGATCAGTCGTAGAAGCGCAAAAAGGCTGTGGTAGATATTCATCGAGGTGGCTCTTTGATAGGGCCGAAATGCATATATCATGAGGATCTGAATGACCTCGCAAATAGCCAGGAGCACAACTTGGGCAACACCACTGGGCTGAACAGCGCCAATGGCAACGCCCCTGATGATGTTGATTAAAACCGGGATAAGGGCAAACGCAGCAACCTCGTCTGCGTATGTATTATACAAAGGCCCAAATCGCAGGACGGTAGGTAAGTCATCAAACAGAACCGACTTCGGGCGCGTAATGATGATTAAATAGAGAAGATAGGATGCAAAGCCGATGACTACTGCCAGGGTCAGCGCAGCCAAGCCAACAGCGTAGCCCGGCGACTGGCCGGAGACGACAAATTGGAAGCATGACAATGCCACAATAGGAGTCAGCATATAATTGAAGACAACGCGCACCACGTTGCCAATGACAAACGGGAGGTTTTTGGCCTGCAGATCTTCTTCTGAGGTCTTCCTAATCTTTCGGAGGATCCATTGGATAGCAAAGCCAGCCTGGATGAGCACGATAACGGCAGCAATAATGACGAGGAGCCACACCATCATGCCAGGCCATATATCCTCCGCCTCGGACATACCAATGAGCTGTGCCGTCTTCTGCAGCCCGTATGTTGTGCCTGGTTTTGTCACATATATTCCATCCACCACATTCTGCCATGGCGTGGTATGACCAAAAAAGCTCTCGTTGAACATGAGGGAAGACCATCCAACTTGGCTCACGACAGGCTGAAAGAAGCCAGGGTAAGCAAGAGTAAGCGAACCCGTCAGGACAATAAATTGAATATACTGCAGACAGTCGCCAAATCCAGGAGTTACTAGCCGTAGTAAGTCAGCGTCCCGTCCATAGTTGGATGTCCAGTGGAAAATGTTAGTGGTGCCCCAGGGGCTCCATATTCCAGCAAATGGGACCGCTATGCCGGCAAATATCAATACCAAGAGGGGCATGAATTTGAGCACCCAGGAGATGCTGCCCAGGTCAGGGGTAATGGTGGCGGAAACACAGCCAATATTGGTGGCTGCCTTGTCGCCATTGATGAGGAGAAAAGTAAGGGAGAAGGAGCTGAAAGCgtaagaagataaaaagtcATGGCTCAGATTGACCGAGGGAAGCACATAGGGAAGAGAGCTGGACAGCAAGATTTACGTTAGCTACTTGACATTGTacagtaataatatagcaaTAATACGTTAAAGACCCAGCAATGGTGAGGAATAGTTGTAAACAGCCAGATGGTGGGGAAGAGATGGGATAAAAGGATGCCAATAACTCAGTCAGGTAACAAATGACTTACCTGTTAGTGTAATCAAACACAGGCGCCAAAGGGCACGTCCCGTTAACAAGGCTGTCTGTGCAAAAGTTGGAGCGGTCATTGTAAGGCTCGTACGTCAAGACATTGACTCTTTTGACCAGCGTCGTCGCGAGAGTATCCGAATATGGCGTCTCGTCGATTTTGCCATTCGTCTCATTGGCGTCCTTCCAATACGGATCGCCCGGGGGAGGAAGCGGCCCAACATTCTGCGAGCCCGTCACGTTCCCCCAGGCAATGACCTGCAGGTTGTAGTTTGGCGTCTTGGTGTCGAAGACGGCATCGAGATACAGCGGTACCCATTGCAGCAGAGGTGGCTTGTTTAACACGTACGAGTCGGGGAGGCAGTTGTCGAACTCGAGCAgaacggcggcggcaggcGTTGCGACGGCGGCGAGGAGCAGAATCAGGGTGACGAACGTTGATCTCGCTGTCAATGCGAGGATGCGGTTGGGGTGGCACCATCTCGTTCGCGCTCGGATGACGCATCCCTCTTGGACGCCGTCGCTGCTGCACCCCTCCATCAAAGCGTCAGCCTGGGAAGCATCCAGCTCCAGGGCTGAGTAGGAGTCCATCACGGGATTTGGCGGCGAGGCTGGGCGAGGCTGGCCCTCGGTCGAGGCCATGGAAAATATTCGAGAATCatgctggtggtggctgcTGTGATTGCAGTCGCAGCTATGGCGACTGGGTCGACGCATCGTGGGCGGCATCGACAGCCAGGGGGCGGCCAACTCTGCAGGCTTGCATTCAGAGGTCGCGCATCTTTAGCGCATCAACCAAGACTGTGTGAACGAGCGTACAGAAGGCCGTGCTAGCGGGcgcaaaggggaaaaaaaacgagGGACTGTAGGTTAGAAGCGAAGAATTTGTGAAGGGTTCAATGTGCAAAAAAGtgcaagagaaaaaaaaagttggaagATGTTGGCCGGCGCAGACGATGGCCTGGGAGCTGGTCCAGAAGCTAGGGTGGAGTGGGAAGAGTGGCAGTGTTGGCGCCGTGTTAAGCAGCAGCGGGAGCTTCTTAGGTGAAGTAGCGCCTACAGGAGCTGCTTCGGGGCGGTTGCGGCGCGGGATGCCCTCGCCAGTACGAGCGCTGGTGTTGTTCGGGTAGGGTAGCCATTGCCTGTAAGCAGCGCACTTTGTAAACTCGAGTCGAGCTGAAACCTGTTTCTACTGAAAGTCGCCctcctgtttttttttccttatctTTATGTTTTCATTCTCTTTCGTCTCCTCAGAAATCATTCTACCTGGCTCTGCTTTGCCTCAACGCCGGAACCCTTCCAACAGCCCAAAACGGACAAACAACAGTTTTTGCGCACGTCATCCTCCGCGCTTCGTCCTAGCCAATGCAGCATCCAGGCCCCCCATTAGTAACCCTGATAGCAGCTGGCTGCCATCGCGGATTTCCAGAAGAGGTGCCCGCCGGCCGGAGCAGAGCAGTGGCAGTGCAGCCGCCGCAGCCCACTAAACAGGCCGGCCGTTGGCGCCAAAAGCAGCCCATGGCGCCCTCTTCTCGGTGGCCTGAAACACACAAACAAACTCGTTCCATCGATATTTTGTGCGTCTTGTGCTGTGCGCCTGCGTCACGCGAATGGCCTCATCGAGCACTGAGCAGCCCTATGCCGATTTACACGtacatatacctacctagctatacatactatatattacttaccagtcccctcctttttcctctcttttattCTCACTAGTCTACTTTGTATTCATTTGAGTGCCCGTTCAAAGTACCTTACTGCTGTTAaatagtaggtacctacagcAGTACCTCTATAACCCCTACCACGCACTTCCTCTGCTTGTACCATCACTGCCCACTCCTCTGCTCCCGCACTTCGTATCTCCTCCATCCTGCGCGCATTCTCTTGCATGCCCGCACTCTCCAAAAATATTTTCATGCACAGAAACATTACATACAAGCTTATTGCCATACTTGTACGGCGGTGCTAATTCTAGAAGCTTACGTTATTACCAGCTCAGCACTTTGGACTGCGTTAGCACCGACCGATACTAGTCGTAGGTACTATTGCTACTAGGAGTAGTATGTGACTCCCTCTTTATCACAATGCCCTCCTCTCGTCCTCTCACCACCCAAGGGGCCATCCCGTTCTCAGATCTGCTTAGTGGCCGATAATGCGAAATACGAACTTCAATGCAGTGTGTGATTTTTTAGACAACGCGGAAAAAAACATATCCAACAGCTGTTGACAAGATCAAGACCATGGGGGGGGCTTGTGGTGGATCTTCAACATTGCCGTACTTCGCATGCGCGTGAGCTCCATATCAGGATgacaaacaagaaaagaaaagaaaagaaaagaaaaaagcagaaacaaGCAAAATGCTCTTTTCGGTCTCGCATCACTCCCGTAAACAGTCATAGAACCCTTCCGGTCcaaacagaaagaaaaagaggcttcTATCGTGGCGTCGATCCTCACGCCCATCATCAGCAGATACGAAGTGCCCTTACCCAGCTTTGGGTCCATCTACCAGGGGTGGCCTAGTCGGCATCCATCCTAGCCCGGGTCTCCTGTGCCTATTTTTAATCCCATTCCAGGCCGCAGGGCCGGGGTCCCTGTCGTGGCCCCCCTTTGGCGCTGGCGATTGGACATTGCAGCGTAGTATTCTGCATCAAGAAGCCACCGATGTGGCTTTTATACGCACCTGGTTACTCGTATGAGGTGCCTTTACATCACCTGTAATGCCAACTTTGGTGGCGCTACTCCGTACCTATCAAATACAGGTGTCAATTCAAGGTACTAGTCCCCTCTGTCACATAGCATATACACGACATTGGGCTTTCATCCCACAACATAGTCACGATGGATGCCTTTTCTCCCTGATAGCACCACGTCACAAGCGTCCATCCACCCACCCACCACTTACGCAGCCGCGTATACGAGACATGCATCAGAAAAGCCTCGCCTACTAGTATACCTAGTACGTTAGTGCCTAGGTCATTGGCCTCGCGAGAGATCTCCATCAAGATTTGAACCCCCAATGCTCGTACCTGGATTAATACGAAGTTTTCAAGGCGAAGAATCCCACTCACAGCTCATCTCGATCGCAAATTATACCCCAATCAAGCCAGCTCTCTCTGCAAATAACTAAATGTgtttcaaagaagaagaagaaaacagtCTTTCAGCTGTAAATAGCTCTTCGCGAGCATGGATTAAGCTGCTTGATTATATTGCTGCAGGCCACGATTACGGGTCAACGGCACCCCTGGCCCTGCTTCTTAAAAACGCAGGAGATTTCGGAAGCCCAAACTCCAGCCCCGGCTATGTACCTACCACTTGCATTCCCGGTCCGGTATCACCGCCTTCCGTATCCACTTTTTACCGCCAGATGCCAAATCTTCCATGACGCTTGCCTGCTACCTTGCGTGTAACGCTCTGTGATCCGCTCTGTTCAAACGTCGTCCGGATCTCTCGGCCGGAGCTTCGCTCCGTCCCGTCTTCACCTTCAAAGCCGTGGATATAAGGCGAGCTCGGCAGATGAGTAGTAGCTACTATCGAGCAGGAAGCCTTTGTTGCATGGTGAGTACGTCTAGTCGtgtgctctctttttttccctccctctctggAAGTCCATATAGCATGGTGAAAGCACATCACGATAACCCTTCGCCACAGTAACCTCAGAACTTTCTCTACTAGCGTAGCTCCACTCTCCAACACATTTCCCAGCAAATAGTTATTGGTCAGTAAATGCAGGATTCTTACCTTTGGCGGCCGAGCGTAGCTTGTATTCTACTTCAATCGCCTGATTCTGTGTCTGCTTCCACGAGTCAACTGCATCCTGGAGACGGGATTCTACCTTGCCAGCTTCCTCCATACTTTTGAAAGTTATTGCGTTACCCCAGTCCCCTGGCACAATATCGTAGCCTTGCAGACGAGTCTGTCTTGCCAATGTCTTGACCCTTCTCAGTGAAAGCCTACGAGAGGTTGATGAACTCTGCATCGCCAAGTGAATTGGTGTCACTTCGAGGGGAAGTCGACGGGATGACAGTCGCCTCGCAATACCATGCCTGGCTTGTGAACGCCGCCTCTTGATAAGATAGAGTCTCGGATCCTCCAGCTTGCCATGTGTATTTCTGAAAGGCGCTCTATTCTGGGAATCTCCGCAAACGGAAGCTTCGATTGATGGGCGAATATCACGCTGGGGGGTTGCTGAGAGGTTATCAC is drawn from Trichoderma asperellum chromosome 4, complete sequence and contains these coding sequences:
- a CDS encoding uncharacterized protein (EggNog:ENOG41~TransMembrane:10 (i99-118o258-274i306-325o437-462i482-507o513-538i567-587o593-613i625-644o656-678i)); the encoded protein is MPPTMRRPSRHSCDCNHSSHHQHDSRIFSMASTEGQPRPASPPNPVMDSYSALELDASQADALMEGCSSDGVQEGCVIRARTRWCHPNRILALTARSTFVTLILLLAAVATPAAAVLLEFDNCLPDSYVLNKPPLLQWVPLYLDAVFDTKTPNYNLQVIAWGNVTGSQNVGPLPPPGDPYWKDANETNGKIDETPYSDTLATTLVKRVNVLTYEPYNDRSNFCTDSLVNGTCPLAPVFDYTNSSLPYVLPSVNLSHDFLSSYAFSSFSLTFLLINGDKAATNIGCVSATITPDLGSISWVLKFMPLLVLIFAGIAVPFAGIWSPWGTTNIFHWTSNYGRDADLLRLVTPGFGDCLQYIQFIVLTGSLTLAYPGFFQPVVSQVGWSSLMFNESFFGHTTPWQNVVDGIYVTKPGTTYGLQKTAQLIGMSEAEDIWPGMMVWLLVIIAAVIVLIQAGFAIQWILRKIRKTSEEDLQAKNLPFVIGNVVRVVFNYMLTPIVALSCFQFVVSGQSPGYAVGLAALTLAVVIGFASYLLYLIIITRPKSVLFDDLPTVLRFGPLYNTYADEVAAFALIPVLINIIRGVAIGAVQPSGVAQVVLLAICEVIQILMIYAFRPYQRATSMNIYHSLFALLRLIIIMLMVTFVPSLGVTEGPKGWIGYVILLLHACVLALGFFLGAVQTIIEVAARMLGAGGDDLSGLTRGGLSKIFGMRQLSRRVNHRHGPSRASQLSTAAMLDADDSGKSGYAMPSGRVRSGSVASLSGVITHHRHRSSSALDSMYSALPRNVDTASSYVPGTPGETSTFSFLASPSAARQGPPGIVMESTDPYYRPPRRRREMTGDSGQLEDQRDSLIIEPVPQPGGTTEAPDASAEILRGGTPGPGNLAISFPANRPDYATREVDFYYGVRGPALNSEGPGRKLGTGPADPTGPVATASGWVRRLIFGGKTKEKGKGFEVVRSARMPPNMVRNGGFGDETPPEGIPVAMGVIRNGPIDSDDDDEPQVQRPKRREGELLTDNGDPQSDSDEDDDEPDSIITDRLPRGRISQSATALHSKGAEISNDDGNSDGVSSEDLSDVELGVPDIPRKSSKRHSALLDQNMQITPVVRVEPEVSPPGSRGSDRTQQTVSTVHNGGVSLLPRLPFERRGSDRRSDHQRPSSKSSLDFPDMRSMDLTTHDDDPAGFGTVSQHSINRIDPRHEDDGHLSTAASVVDDAHSGKDA